Proteins found in one Bacillus subtilis subsp. subtilis str. 168 genomic segment:
- the sapB gene encoding putative magnesium transporter (Evidence 3: Putative function from multiple computational evidences; PubMedId: 410907, 9043134, 14708580, 27350030, 28181542; Product type t : transporter): MLLSWYIDPDILLKLGIATLIGMVIGLERELKNKPLGLKTCIVIAVSSCMLTIVSINAAYHFPKYYRIMMDPLRLPAQIISGVGFIGAGVILRKSNDVISGLTTSAMIWGAAGLGLATGAGFYKEAFASLLFILISVEFLPWVVRKIGPDRLQEKDIRIRMSLSDKDKMTEILKEMKRRDIKAHSVRIDDLGEKDFPIMEVKVRVHKNRYTTDVYYDIKAIEGVVGVKCDTL; encoded by the coding sequence TTGCTGTTGAGCTGGTATATTGATCCTGATATTTTATTGAAATTGGGCATTGCCACATTGATTGGCATGGTCATCGGGCTTGAACGCGAATTAAAAAATAAGCCGCTCGGATTAAAAACCTGTATTGTCATCGCAGTCAGCTCATGCATGCTGACGATCGTCAGTATTAATGCGGCATATCATTTCCCTAAATACTACCGCATCATGATGGATCCGCTTCGTCTGCCGGCACAAATCATCTCCGGCGTCGGGTTTATCGGCGCCGGTGTCATCCTGCGAAAAAGCAATGATGTCATTTCCGGCCTGACGACATCGGCCATGATCTGGGGGGCAGCGGGGCTCGGGCTTGCTACGGGAGCCGGTTTTTATAAAGAAGCGTTTGCCAGTCTTCTGTTCATCCTGATCAGTGTGGAATTTCTCCCATGGGTGGTCAGAAAAATCGGCCCCGACCGCCTGCAGGAAAAAGACATCCGCATCAGAATGTCACTTTCTGATAAAGACAAAATGACAGAGATTTTAAAAGAAATGAAAAGAAGAGATATCAAAGCACACTCCGTTCGGATCGACGACCTAGGCGAAAAGGATTTTCCAATTATGGAAGTGAAGGTCCGCGTCCATAAAAACAGATACACGACCGATGTCTACTATGACATTAAAGCCATTGAAGGCGTAGTCGGCGTGAAGTGTGATACATTATAA
- the gatC gene encoding glutamyl-tRNA(Gln) amidotransferase (subunit C) (Evidence 1a: Function from experimental evidences in the studied strain; PubMedId: 9342321, 11445070, 12682299, 25005615; Product type e: enzyme), whose amino-acid sequence MSRISIEEVKHVAHLARLAITEEEAKMFTEQLDSIISFAEELNEVNTDNVEPTTHVLKMKNVMREDEAGKGLPVEDVMKNAPDHKDGYIRVPSILD is encoded by the coding sequence ATGTCACGAATTTCAATAGAAGAAGTAAAGCACGTTGCGCACCTTGCAAGACTTGCGATTACTGAAGAAGAAGCAAAAATGTTCACTGAACAGCTCGACAGTATCATTTCATTTGCCGAGGAGCTTAATGAGGTTAACACAGACAATGTGGAGCCTACAACTCACGTGCTGAAAATGAAAAATGTCATGAGAGAAGATGAAGCGGGTAAAGGTCTTCCGGTTGAGGATGTCATGAAAAATGCGCCTGACCATAAAGACGGCTATATTCGTGTGCCATCAATTCTGGACTAA
- the opuE gene encoding proline transporter (Evidence 1a: Function from experimental evidences in the studied strain; PubMedId: 9701821, 11902719, 14996799, 15849754, 16850406, 17183215, 22685134; Product type t: transporter) — MSIEIIISLGIYFIAMLLIGWYAFKKTTDINDYMLGGRGLGPFVTALSAGAADMSGWMLMGVPGAMFATGLSTLWLALGLTIGAYSNYLLLAPRLRAYTEAADDAITIPDFFDKRFQHSSSLLKIVSALIIMIFFTLYTSSGMVSGGRLFESAFGADYKLGLFLTTAVVVLYTLFGGFLAVSLTDFVQGAIMFAALVLVPIVAFTHVGGVAPTFHEIDAVNPHLLDIFKGASVISIISYLAWGLGYYGQPHIIVRFMAIKDIKDLKPARRIGMSWMIITVLGSVLTGLIGVAYAHKFGVAVKDPEMIFIIFSKILFHPLITGFLLSAILAAIMSSISSQLLVTASAVTEDLYRSFFRRKASDKELVMIGRLSVLVIAVIAVLLSLNPNSTILDLVGYAWAGFGSAFGPAILLSLYWKRMNEWGALAAMIVGAATVLIWITTGLAKSTGVYEIIPGFILSMIAGIIVSMITKRPAKASYRLFGVMEKLLKRKK; from the coding sequence GTGAGTATTGAAATTATTATATCTTTAGGAATTTACTTTATTGCCATGCTGTTAATCGGCTGGTATGCATTCAAGAAAACCACTGACATCAATGATTACATGCTTGGAGGAAGAGGCCTCGGACCATTCGTTACTGCTTTGTCTGCCGGCGCGGCCGATATGAGCGGATGGATGCTGATGGGTGTTCCCGGCGCGATGTTTGCGACAGGGCTGTCCACCTTATGGCTTGCTTTAGGTCTTACAATCGGGGCGTACTCAAATTACTTGCTGCTGGCTCCAAGGCTGCGTGCTTATACAGAAGCGGCAGATGATGCGATTACAATTCCTGATTTCTTTGATAAACGATTCCAGCATTCTTCATCACTGCTGAAAATCGTATCTGCATTGATCATCATGATCTTTTTCACATTGTATACCTCTTCCGGTATGGTATCTGGCGGACGGCTGTTTGAATCTGCTTTTGGTGCGGATTACAAATTAGGCCTGTTTCTGACCACCGCAGTTGTCGTGTTATACACACTGTTTGGCGGTTTCCTTGCTGTCAGTCTGACTGACTTCGTGCAGGGTGCGATCATGTTTGCAGCACTAGTGCTTGTGCCGATCGTTGCTTTTACCCATGTGGGCGGCGTTGCTCCGACTTTCCATGAAATCGACGCTGTTAATCCACATTTATTGGATATTTTTAAAGGCGCGAGCGTCATTAGCATTATTTCCTATTTAGCCTGGGGGTTGGGCTACTACGGCCAGCCTCATATCATCGTCCGATTTATGGCCATTAAAGACATTAAAGATTTAAAACCTGCACGCCGAATCGGCATGAGCTGGATGATCATTACAGTTCTAGGTTCCGTGCTGACGGGTTTAATCGGTGTTGCATACGCCCATAAATTCGGAGTTGCTGTAAAAGATCCGGAGATGATTTTCATTATCTTCTCTAAAATCTTGTTCCACCCATTAATTACAGGGTTCTTATTGTCAGCTATTTTGGCTGCCATCATGAGTTCGATTTCCTCACAGCTCTTGGTCACAGCAAGTGCTGTAACAGAGGATTTATACCGGTCATTTTTCAGACGAAAAGCTTCTGATAAAGAATTGGTCATGATCGGGCGATTGTCCGTCTTAGTCATTGCCGTTATCGCGGTACTCTTGTCATTGAACCCGAACAGCACCATTCTTGATTTGGTCGGATACGCTTGGGCCGGCTTCGGTTCAGCTTTCGGGCCTGCGATTCTGCTCAGTCTGTATTGGAAACGAATGAACGAATGGGGCGCGCTTGCTGCCATGATTGTCGGGGCTGCGACCGTGTTGATCTGGATTACAACCGGCCTGGCAAAATCAACCGGTGTGTACGAAATCATCCCTGGGTTTATTCTCAGTATGATTGCCGGCATCATTGTCAGCATGATCACAAAACGTCCTGCAAAAGCCTCTTACCGATTATTCGGTGTCATGGAAAAGCTGTTAAAACGCAAAAAGTAA